The following are from one region of the Phycisphaeraceae bacterium genome:
- a CDS encoding 1-acyl-sn-glycerol-3-phosphate acyltransferase, producing MSDERVPPVQSESRPRGHDHAIDRAILRDRWWQPGLYLVVQKIVWVFLKVWLRTRVVGARGVPREGGLLIVSNHTSYLDPPLIAVSLPRRCWFMARSTLFRNKGFGALIAGLGAFPVERASDRAPRGADAAGGGDVKAIRTVLEQLDRGHPVLLFPEGSRANSPELQPFQRGVAVLLKRSKCAVLPVGVSGVFEAWPRGSRPRLFPRRVVVRFGEAISHEDLMKDGGDAAVKRLEATIGALLAANERER from the coding sequence GTGAGCGACGAGCGTGTGCCGCCCGTTCAGTCCGAATCGCGCCCGAGAGGCCATGACCACGCCATCGACCGTGCGATCCTGCGTGATCGTTGGTGGCAGCCCGGGCTCTATCTCGTCGTGCAGAAGATCGTGTGGGTGTTCCTGAAGGTATGGCTGCGCACGCGCGTGGTCGGCGCGAGGGGCGTGCCGCGCGAGGGCGGGCTGCTGATCGTGTCGAACCACACGAGCTACCTCGACCCGCCCCTGATCGCGGTGAGTCTGCCGCGCCGGTGCTGGTTCATGGCGAGGTCGACGCTGTTTCGCAACAAGGGCTTTGGTGCGCTGATCGCCGGGCTCGGGGCGTTCCCGGTGGAGCGGGCTTCGGACCGGGCGCCGCGGGGCGCAGACGCGGCGGGCGGCGGCGACGTGAAAGCCATCCGCACTGTGCTCGAACAGCTCGATCGGGGCCACCCCGTGCTGCTTTTCCCCGAGGGGTCGCGCGCGAACTCGCCCGAGCTCCAGCCCTTCCAGCGAGGCGTCGCGGTGCTGCTCAAGCGATCGAAGTGCGCCGTGCTCCCGGTGGGCGTCAGCGGCGTGTTCGAGGCGTGGCCTCGCGGCAGCCGGCCACGGCTCTTCCCAAGGCGCGTCGTGGTGCGCTTCGGCGAGGCGATCTCGCACGAGGACCTGATGAAAGACGGCGGCGACGCGGCGGTGAAGCGCCTCGAGGCGACGATCGGCGCGCTGCTCGCCGCCAACGAGCGAGAGCGATGA
- the cmk gene encoding (d)CMP kinase has translation MTGSDQQHARAEGSAGRSARSSPSGPREVIITIDGPAGTGKSSVAREAARRLGLDFLDTGAMYRAATAIALDHGVSLDDEHRVVQMARDAHLRFDWTSDPPTLMAFGRPVGRRLRDPDVDAHVSSVAGLPRVRELMVEMQQRIGREHPRLLTEGRDQGSVVFPGALIKIFLEASVDARAKRRADQLRGASPSAPVDEARIARELEQRDRSDRERAVGPLMCPIDAAVLDTSDMSFEEVVATVVGMVRDAIAREQGEGSGRR, from the coding sequence ATGACCGGAAGCGACCAGCAACACGCGCGAGCCGAGGGGAGCGCGGGACGCTCCGCGCGCTCGTCGCCTTCGGGCCCGCGAGAGGTGATCATCACCATCGACGGCCCGGCCGGCACCGGCAAAAGCAGCGTGGCGCGCGAAGCGGCGCGCCGGCTGGGGCTCGACTTCCTCGACACTGGCGCGATGTACCGGGCCGCGACGGCGATCGCGCTGGACCACGGGGTGTCGCTCGACGATGAGCATCGCGTCGTGCAGATGGCGCGCGACGCGCACCTGCGATTCGACTGGACGAGCGACCCCCCGACGCTGATGGCCTTCGGGCGCCCGGTGGGCAGGCGACTGCGAGACCCGGATGTTGACGCGCATGTCTCGTCGGTCGCCGGGCTTCCTCGCGTGCGCGAGCTGATGGTCGAGATGCAGCAGAGGATCGGGCGTGAGCACCCGCGCCTGCTGACGGAAGGACGCGACCAGGGGTCGGTGGTGTTCCCCGGCGCGTTGATCAAGATCTTCCTCGAGGCCAGCGTCGACGCGCGCGCGAAGCGCCGCGCCGATCAGCTGCGCGGCGCGTCCCCCTCGGCGCCGGTGGACGAGGCGCGCATCGCGCGCGAGCTCGAACAGCGCGACCGCTCGGACCGCGAGCGCGCCGTCGGGCCACTGATGTGCCCGATCGACGCGGCGGTGCTCGACACGTCGGACATGAGTTTCGAGGAGGTTGTCGCGACGGTGGTGGGCATGGTGCGCGACGCGATCGCGCGCGAGCAGGGCGAGGGGAGTGGGCGTCGGTGA
- a CDS encoding sugar phosphate isomerase/epimerase, whose amino-acid sequence MLLILSANSLRAKVKAKTGLALLDLPRYARTELDLHGVMMPTSFFAGADAKTIDRFRDEADKAECPCLVLVENDPQNIGGSEAAYEAALDRISRVLKAGQRLGCNAVGAPILAPSAESEFELIAARTRRLLDRADRMQINLLLVPCKGLTSTPEGMTGLIKKVGGFRIGSLPDFEQAAGQGPDVTETLRKIVPYASAVVASAGDLDEAGKHKPYDLSKCMDALIAVGYDALLAVEYRGKGDPAEGVRAIKNALEAAIEAAANK is encoded by the coding sequence ATGCTGCTGATCCTCTCCGCCAACTCGCTGCGAGCCAAAGTCAAGGCCAAGACCGGGCTTGCGCTCCTCGACCTGCCCCGCTACGCGAGGACCGAGCTGGATCTGCACGGGGTCATGATGCCGACCTCGTTCTTTGCAGGGGCCGACGCGAAGACGATCGATCGCTTCCGCGACGAGGCGGACAAGGCCGAGTGCCCCTGCCTGGTGCTGGTCGAGAACGACCCCCAGAACATCGGCGGCAGCGAGGCGGCGTACGAAGCGGCGCTGGACCGGATCTCGCGTGTGCTGAAGGCGGGCCAGCGCCTGGGCTGCAACGCCGTGGGGGCGCCGATCCTCGCGCCCAGCGCCGAGAGCGAGTTCGAGCTGATCGCGGCACGGACTCGCCGGCTTCTGGATCGCGCCGACCGGATGCAGATCAATCTGCTGCTGGTTCCCTGCAAGGGGCTGACGAGCACGCCCGAGGGGATGACGGGGCTGATCAAGAAGGTCGGAGGGTTCCGGATCGGCTCGCTGCCTGACTTCGAGCAGGCGGCCGGGCAGGGCCCGGACGTGACCGAGACGCTGCGCAAGATCGTGCCGTACGCGAGCGCCGTGGTCGCTTCGGCCGGTGATCTGGACGAAGCCGGGAAGCACAAGCCCTACGATCTGTCGAAGTGCATGGACGCGTTGATCGCTGTCGGCTACGACGCGCTTCTGGCGGTCGAATACCGAGGCAAGGGCGACCCGGCGGAGGGCGTCCGCGCGATCAAGAACGCGCTGGAAGCAGCGATCGAGGCGGCGGCGAACAAGTGA
- the gcvH gene encoding glycine cleavage system protein GcvH, with the protein MKSPADRKYTETHEWLRDEGEVITLGLTQHAVDELTDITYVEMKAKGFSFKPGDIVGEVESVKATSDIYSPVGGEIVEVNTALADDPSLVNSDPYGGGWLVRIKPTDKAPMNKLMDAGAYDSKH; encoded by the coding sequence ATGAAGAGCCCCGCCGACCGCAAGTACACCGAGACCCACGAGTGGCTGCGCGACGAGGGCGAGGTCATCACCCTCGGGCTCACCCAGCACGCCGTCGACGAGCTCACCGACATCACCTATGTCGAGATGAAGGCCAAGGGCTTCTCTTTCAAGCCCGGCGACATCGTTGGAGAGGTCGAGTCGGTCAAGGCCACCAGCGACATCTACTCCCCGGTCGGGGGCGAGATCGTCGAGGTCAACACCGCCCTCGCCGACGATCCCTCCCTCGTCAACTCCGACCCCTACGGCGGCGGCTGGCTCGTGCGCATCAAGCCGACCGATAAGGCCCCCATGAACAAGCTCATGGACGCCGGCGCCTACGACAGCAAGCACTGA
- a CDS encoding ABC transporter ATP-binding protein, producing the protein MSALIHALEVHKSYRLGDRSIDALRGATLSIDEPGFYAIMGPSGSGKSTLLHLLAALDTPDKGELHVAGRRIDTLSEKELTLFRRREIGVVFQQFNLIPTMTARQNVELPGLLAREPASFLRERSRELMETLGVWKRADHRPDALSGGEQQRVAIARALLFSPKVLLADEPTGALDSKNSEILWRLLAELADAREMTIVMVTHEPAAAAHCREVFILHDGRVTGRVDVQRENLDAAGLATRSQQSGRTA; encoded by the coding sequence GTGTCAGCGCTCATCCACGCCCTCGAAGTCCACAAGTCCTACCGCCTGGGCGATCGCTCGATCGACGCGCTCCGCGGCGCCACGCTCTCCATCGACGAGCCGGGCTTCTACGCGATCATGGGCCCCTCCGGCTCGGGCAAGTCCACGCTGCTCCATCTGCTCGCCGCGCTCGACACGCCCGACAAGGGCGAGCTCCATGTCGCCGGGCGGCGCATCGACACCCTCTCCGAGAAGGAGCTCACGCTGTTCCGGCGGCGCGAGATCGGCGTGGTGTTCCAGCAGTTCAACCTCATCCCCACGATGACGGCGCGCCAGAACGTCGAGCTGCCCGGCCTGCTCGCGCGCGAGCCGGCGTCCTTCCTGCGCGAGCGCTCGCGTGAACTCATGGAGACGCTGGGGGTCTGGAAGCGCGCCGACCACCGGCCCGACGCCCTCTCGGGCGGCGAGCAGCAGCGCGTCGCCATCGCGCGGGCCCTGCTTTTCTCCCCGAAGGTGCTGCTCGCCGACGAACCCACCGGCGCCCTCGACTCGAAGAACTCCGAGATCCTCTGGCGACTCCTCGCCGAACTGGCCGACGCGCGAGAGATGACCATCGTCATGGTCACGCACGAGCCGGCGGCGGCGGCCCACTGCCGCGAAGTCTTCATCCTCCACGACGGGCGCGTCACCGGGCGCGTCGATGTCCAACGCGAGAACCTCGATGCCGCCGGCCTGGCGACTCGCTCTCAACAGTCTGGACGGACGGCGTAA
- a CDS encoding ABC transporter permease: MSNARTSMPPAWRLALNSLDGRRKRTALLSLAVALAASLIAAVACASSTVTATLAKRVETTVGAADVRFRRTDDKPFDASILELARAWTETKIAAPRSRGPIPLWNEAKDTRAVTVGHGIDPPSEYALRSLELEEGRRVTADGEIVIDQALQDELQVQVGDTLEVERFGEQITLTVVGVLARKPIGTLAAAHRFEAYVTLDDLWEITSRPNRLDQIDIALRNPDAAMTIAPPEGMPADIIVQPTEKLTSGLDKSVNSSRFGLLIAAVLTFICAAFIILTGLTTNLLERTRELAMMRCIGASRGQLARAQVVVGVIVGAGGGLLGAPLGAALAFVLAVIFRDRLPAGFVLSWYGLSLAFVGSLLAGVIGSSWPAWSASRVRPLRALAARAAKPRPKVLVLSMIVALALLSAQALIVATAQDGQRLFWLYTTLAMPLMIVGYFLMGPPVVASITLALSPIIDRAMNLPRGLVRSSVLATPFRQGFTAAALMVGLAMMTALWTEGRAFLGWADRIQFPDAFAHGWLGIDDDARARVANLPFVENTCAISLLSIDSEFGVRALNPLKTSFIAFEPEPFFAMTRLTWDEGSVQTALPKLKAGGAILVAREFKIARGYGVGDTYTVNHNGQQHDFEIVGVISSPGLDIASKYFDIGQEYYAQAIHSVFGTREDMRDRFGVDRVNLIQIDLSDEVTDREAIREIRKALGSSLLVVGSGREIKDLIDSVGGSTLRVMSFVAVGAMLIACLGVGNIVVAGIEARRFEFGVLRAIGADRTLVTRLVLAEVLLLALGACVLGSALGLQHAWGAAAMNRLLAGLELRLQPPVGPMLVGCVILVTLALLAAAAPVLALSRLKPRELLGSVRG, translated from the coding sequence ATGTCCAACGCGAGAACCTCGATGCCGCCGGCCTGGCGACTCGCTCTCAACAGTCTGGACGGACGGCGTAAGCGCACCGCGCTGCTGTCCCTCGCCGTCGCGCTCGCCGCGTCGCTCATCGCCGCCGTCGCGTGCGCCAGCAGCACCGTGACCGCGACGCTCGCCAAGCGCGTCGAGACCACCGTGGGCGCCGCCGATGTCCGCTTCCGGCGCACCGACGACAAGCCATTCGACGCGTCGATCCTCGAACTCGCTCGCGCCTGGACCGAGACAAAGATCGCCGCCCCGCGCTCGCGAGGGCCCATCCCGCTCTGGAACGAGGCGAAGGACACCCGCGCCGTCACCGTGGGCCACGGCATCGACCCGCCCTCCGAATACGCCCTTCGCTCGCTCGAGCTCGAAGAGGGCCGGCGCGTGACCGCCGACGGCGAGATCGTCATCGACCAGGCCCTGCAGGACGAACTCCAGGTCCAGGTCGGCGACACGCTCGAGGTCGAACGCTTCGGCGAGCAGATCACTCTCACGGTGGTCGGCGTGCTCGCGCGTAAACCCATCGGCACGCTCGCCGCCGCCCACCGCTTCGAGGCCTATGTCACCCTCGACGACCTCTGGGAGATCACCTCCCGCCCCAACCGGCTCGACCAGATCGACATCGCGTTGCGCAACCCCGACGCGGCCATGACCATCGCACCGCCCGAGGGGATGCCGGCCGACATCATCGTGCAGCCGACCGAGAAACTCACGAGCGGGCTCGACAAGTCGGTCAACTCCTCGCGATTCGGGCTGCTGATCGCGGCGGTGCTGACCTTCATCTGCGCCGCGTTCATCATCCTGACCGGCCTCACGACCAACCTGCTGGAGCGCACGCGCGAGCTGGCGATGATGCGCTGCATCGGCGCGTCGCGCGGGCAACTGGCGCGAGCGCAGGTGGTCGTGGGCGTGATCGTGGGCGCCGGGGGCGGGCTGCTCGGCGCGCCGCTCGGCGCGGCGCTGGCGTTCGTGCTCGCGGTGATCTTCCGCGATCGCCTGCCCGCCGGGTTCGTGCTGTCGTGGTACGGGCTGTCGCTCGCGTTCGTCGGCTCGCTGCTCGCCGGGGTGATCGGCTCGTCGTGGCCCGCGTGGAGCGCGTCGCGCGTGAGGCCCCTGCGCGCCCTGGCCGCCCGGGCCGCGAAGCCACGCCCGAAGGTCCTCGTGCTCTCGATGATCGTGGCGCTGGCCCTGCTCTCGGCGCAGGCGCTGATCGTGGCGACCGCGCAGGACGGGCAGCGCCTGTTCTGGCTCTACACCACGCTGGCGATGCCGCTGATGATCGTGGGGTACTTCCTGATGGGCCCCCCGGTGGTGGCGTCGATCACGCTCGCGCTCTCGCCGATCATCGACCGCGCGATGAACCTCCCGCGCGGACTCGTGCGCTCGAGCGTGCTGGCCACGCCCTTCCGGCAGGGCTTCACCGCCGCCGCCCTGATGGTCGGGCTGGCGATGATGACCGCCCTGTGGACCGAGGGACGCGCGTTCCTGGGCTGGGCCGATCGCATCCAGTTCCCCGACGCCTTCGCGCACGGGTGGCTTGGCATCGACGACGACGCGCGCGCGCGCGTCGCCAACCTCCCCTTCGTCGAGAACACCTGCGCGATCTCGCTGCTCAGCATCGATTCCGAGTTCGGCGTCCGCGCGCTCAACCCGCTCAAGACCTCGTTCATCGCCTTCGAGCCAGAGCCGTTCTTCGCTATGACCCGCCTGACCTGGGACGAGGGCTCCGTCCAGACCGCGCTCCCGAAACTCAAGGCCGGCGGCGCGATCCTCGTCGCGCGCGAGTTCAAGATCGCACGCGGCTACGGCGTGGGCGACACCTACACCGTCAACCACAACGGGCAGCAGCACGACTTCGAGATCGTGGGCGTCATCTCCTCCCCAGGGCTCGACATCGCCAGCAAGTACTTCGACATCGGGCAGGAGTACTACGCCCAGGCCATCCACTCGGTCTTCGGCACCCGCGAGGACATGCGCGACCGGTTCGGCGTCGACCGCGTCAACCTGATCCAGATCGACCTCAGCGACGAGGTGACCGACCGCGAGGCGATCCGCGAGATCCGCAAGGCGCTCGGCTCGTCGCTGCTGGTGGTCGGCTCCGGGCGAGAGATCAAGGACCTGATCGATTCGGTCGGCGGCAGCACGCTGCGCGTGATGTCCTTCGTCGCCGTCGGCGCGATGCTCATCGCCTGCCTGGGCGTGGGCAACATCGTCGTCGCCGGGATCGAGGCCCGACGGTTCGAGTTCGGCGTGCTGCGCGCCATCGGGGCCGACCGCACGCTGGTCACGCGCCTCGTGCTCGCCGAGGTGCTGCTGCTCGCGCTGGGCGCGTGCGTGCTGGGTTCGGCGCTCGGGCTGCAGCACGCGTGGGGCGCCGCCGCGATGAACCGGCTCCTCGCCGGGCTCGAGCTGCGCCTGCAGCCACCCGTGGGCCCCATGCTCGTCGGGTGCGTCATCCTCGTCACGCTCGCGCTGCTCGCGGCGGCGGCGCCGGTCCTGGCGCTCTCCCGGCTCAAGCCCCGCGAACTGCTCGGCAGCGTACGCGGCTGA